CTCTGCCTCGGCTGCATGAACTTCGGGAGCGGCGAGCCGTGGATGATGAACGACCGCGAGGCGAGTATCGCCCTCGTCGAACGTGCGCTCGACGCCGGCATCAACTTCTTCGACACGGCGAACATCTACTCGCACGGCGAGAGCGAGGCCATCCTGGGGGAGGCGCTCTCGAGCTACGACCGGGAGGAGTGCGTTATCGCCACGAAGGTGTACGGCCCGATGTTCGACGGTCCGAACGGACAGGGGCTGTCGCGCAAGCACATCATCGACCAGGCGCACGCGAGCCTCGACCGCCTCGACACCGACTACATCGACCTCTACCAGATACACCGCTGGGACGACGAGACGCCGATAGAGGAGACGCTCGCGGCGCTCACCCACCTCGTGGAGACGGGCGTGGTCCGCTACGTGGGGGCGAGCACGATGGCGGCCTGGCAGTTCGCGAAGGCGCTGTTCACGGCCGACCGCGAGGGGGGAGAGCGCTTCGTCTCGATGCAGGCGGAGTACAACCTCGTCGACCGCCACGAGGAGGCGAACGTCCTGCCGCTCTGTCGCGACCAGGACGTCGGCGTCGTCCCGTGGTCGCCGCTGGCCGGCGGCTTCCTCACGGGGAAGTACGAGCGCGGCGGGTCGCGCGAGCACGGCCGCGCGGCCGACGACGAGTTCATGGACAAGCGCTTCACCGAGGAGAACTGGGCGGTCCTCGACGCCGTGCGCGACGTCGCAGAGCGCGAGGGCGCCACGCCGACGCAGGTGAGCCTCGCGTGGCTGCTCGGGTCGGACGTCGTCGACGCGCCCATCGTCGGCCCGCGCACGGAGGAGCACCTGGCGGACGCCCTCGGCGCGTTCGACGTCGACCTCTCGGCGGCCGACCGCGACCGCCTGCAAGCCCCGATAACCCCCGTCTGGAACCCCGACATCGGCGATACGTGAGCGCGCTGGACCCGCCGACCGCGGCCGGCCGGGAACAGAACCGATAATACGGACCTCGTTCCACGTTCGAGGTATGTTCGAGGCGCTCCTAGAGGACGTCGGCTTCCTCCTGTTCGGGGTCGGCGCGATCGGCGCGGTCGCAGTGCTCGCCGTCTGGATGACCGGCCTCATCCCGCTGACGGTCACCGCCGCCCTGATGCTCCTGTTCACGCTCGGCTGTCTGGGCGGCCTGTTCAAGCACCTGCTCGACGCGATGGGCGGTCCCGAGTCGCCGGCGCGCTAGCGCGGCGGCCACCTTCTCCGACCGACTCGCCGTCCGGGGAGCGGCCGCTCCGTCCGTCGTCGCTTCCTCCCGTCTCGGTAGCGAGGCGCTACCATCGTTGAAAAGCGTGGGAGTCGTGGGGGGGAACGACGCCCGAGGGGGGTGTTGGGGGTGGTATCCAACGACTACCCCTTGGTAGTTATCACTGAAATACTTTATGAATTTATTAATTTCACGTCGATATAATATCGCTTCCCGGGCGGACGCCACCGACGCCCGTGACCGTCCGACCCTCGAACTATTTATTCGATATTGAGTAAAATATTTATCCAACCGGCTGTTACTCACAGACATGGCTACGAGACACGTCGAGTCCTTCGACCGCCTCTACGTCGGTGGGGAGTGGGTACCGGCGGAGGGAACGCTCACGGTGCGGGACCTCGCGGACGGGGGGACGTTCGCGACGGTCGGAGCCGCGAGCGCCGAACAGGCGGACGCGGCGCTGACGGCCGCCGAGCGCGGGGCCGAGGCGATGCGCGAGAGCACCATCGTCCAGCGCGCGGAGTGGCTGGCCGCCATCGCCGACGGCATCGAGGCGCGCCGTGACCGCCTCGCCGACACCATCGTCCGCGAGGCGGGCAAGCCCATCGCCAGCGCCCGCAACGAGGTGGACGCGGCCACGGAGCGCTTCCGGCGCGCGGTCGAGGAGGCGCGTTCGCTGCAGGGCGAGTACCGCGAGGGGACGACCGAGGGCCACGAGGGGTGGCGCGCGCTCGTCAAACCGGTCCCCGTCGGGACGGTGCTCTGTATCGCGCCGTACAACTACCCGCTGGCGACGACGGCGCTGCAGGTCGCCCCGGCGCTCGCCGCCGGTAACAGCGTCGTCCTCAAGCCGGCGAGCCAGACGCCAGTCAGCGCCCGCCTCCTCGCCGAAATCGTCGAGGAGGTGGGGCTCCCCGACGGCGCGCTCAACTACGTCTCGGGGCGCAGCAGCGAGGTCGGCGACGAACTCGTGAGCGACGCCCGGGTCGACGCCATCGCCATGACCGGGTCGTCGGGCGCCGGCGAGCACGTCGCGCGCGCGAGCGGGATGGTCCACCTGCACATGGAACTCGGGGGGAACGCCCCCGCAGTCGTGTTCCCCGACGCGGACGTCGAGGCGGCGGCCGCCGCCTGCGCGAAGGGGTCGCTCAAGTACGCCGGCCAGCGCTGCTCGGCGGTGAGCCGCGCCCTCGTCCACGAGGACGTCCACGACGGCCTCGCCGCCCGCGTCGACGCGGCGATGGACGACTGGCAGCTCGGCGACCTCTTCGACGAGGGGACCGCGCTCGGCCCGCTCATCGACGAGTCGCAGGCCGAGTGGGTCGAGGAACTCGTCGAGGACGCCGTCGCCCGCGGCGCGACGCTCGTCCGCGGCGGCGAGCGCGACGGCGCACACTTCGAACCCACCCTGCTGACGAACGTCCCCCACGACGCCCGCATCGTCCACGAGGAGCAGTTCGGTCCCGTCGTCGCCCTCGTCCCCTTCGCGGACGAGGCGGAGGCACTCGCGCTGGCCAACGGCGGCGACCTCGCGCTCGACGCCGCCGTCTTCACGAGCGACTACGACCGCGCGCTCCGGGTGGCCGAACGCGTCGACGCCGGCGCGGTCCGCATCAATGGTGCACCGAGCCACGGTCTCGGCGACATCCCCTTCGGCGGCGAGAAAGCCTCCGGTATCGGCCGCGAGGGTCTCGGCGTCACCATCGAGTCGTTCGTCCAGACGAAGAGCATCGTTCTCTGAGTGGGGCGGCGGGACCGCCCACGCGCCAGTGTTTCGCTCGCCGAGGTCGAGCAGAACCTTCTATGTCTCTAAATCAAAGTTGAAAACTTAATGTAATATCTATAAAACGAATTTTACGCTGCCGTGTCTGTTCGCGTGGGTGCTGCGCCGAGTGCTCGTAACCGAAGGGGTTTACCCCCGAATGACCGTACGTCCGTCCCTCCGTGCCTTCGCTCCCGTCGAACCCGGTCCGTGGCGCGCTCCTGTGGGTGGGGCTGGTGCTCGCGCGACTCGGCCTCCTCGACCGCACGCGGGTCGTCCGGACGACCGACCTCGCCTGGCCGCGGGTGGTCACCGGCCTCGCGCGGATGTCGAAGTCGGCGGTCGACGTCGCGATGGTGGGCCTCGCGCTGGGGTCGAGCGCCATCGCCGGCGTCGGCTTCGCCACCCCCTACTGGGGGCTGGCGTTCGCGCTCGGCGGCGGCGTCGCCGGCGGCACCATCAGCCTCGTCTCCCAGCGCTACGGCGCCGACCGATTCGACGAACTCGACCGGTCGGTGAAGGCGAGCGTCGTCGTCGCTCTCTGTCTCACCCTCCCCGTCTCGGCACTGTTCGCCGCGTTCCCGACCGAACTCGTCGCGCTCGTCGGGACCGGCGAGGCGGCGGTCGCCTACGGCGCGACGTACCTCCGGGTGGTCGCCCTCGGCGTCCCGTTCGCCGCGCTCAACCTCGTCGCCAGTCGGACGCTCGTCGGCTGTGACGACGCGCGAACGCCCATGCTGGTGCGCGCCGGCGGGGCCGTCGCCAACGTCGGCGTGAACGCGCTGCTCGTCTTCGGCCTGGGTCTCGGGGTCTTCGGCGCGGCGATGGGGACGGTGCTCGCGAACGTGCTGGTGACGCTCGCCTTCGCGTGGGGGCTCCTGCGCGGCGGCCTCCCCCTGGTCGGGGCGTTCCCGGTCACGCTCGACGTGCGCGGTCCCCACCTCGACTGGTCGCTCGCGCGCGACCTGACCGATATCGCGACGCCCCTGGTGCTGACGAACCTCGCGCGCATCGGCGGGCAGTTCCCCTTCCTCGCCGTCGTCGGCCTCTTCGGGGAGGAGGTCGCCGCGGCGTTCGTCATCGCGCTCCGGGTGCGCGACCTGCTGGACACGCCCGGGTGGGGGTTCGGCCTCGCCTCCAGCAGCCTCGTCGGCCAGTCGCTCGGCGTCGGCGCGGAGGACGACGCCGCGTCGTACGCACAGGACGTCCTCCGGTTCGCGCTCGCGGTCTACCTCGTGGCCGCGGCGAGCGTCTTCGCCGTCGCCGACTGGGTCGGCCGCCTGTTCGTCGCCGACCCCGCCGTCGTCCCGCTGGTCGGCGGGTTCGTCTCCGCCGTCTGCGTCAGCGTCGTCTTCTACGGCGTGACCAACGGCGCGACGGGGCCCCTCCGCGCGAGCGGCGACACCCGCTGGCCCCTCTACGGGCAGGTCCTCGGCCTCTACGGCGTCGCGCTCCCCGTCGCCTCCCTCGGGACGACGACCGACCTCGGCGTCACCGCCCTCTACCTCGCGCTCGTCCTCGAGACGGCCGTCCCCGCCGCCGTCGTCTACTACCGCTACCGGAGCGGCCGCTGGAAGTCCATCAGCCGCGCCTACCGACCGGCCGCGGCCGACGACTGAGTGGGGGTACCATCGTCCCCGGCGACACGTCTAGCGACCGCTCCGGCGACACGTGTCGCACCGACGATCGTCACCTCGCAGCGTCGGCTCCGATACGTGCCCCTCTCTCGGCGTCGGGGGAGCAAAGGACAGTAGCAGGAGAGGAGGCGGCGGGACGCGCCAGGGGGGTAACGGCGAACCAGAGGGGGGGACTCTGGCCGGTCTCGTCCCACGGCCTACCAGGGGGGTGTGTCGGGGCGCCGCAGTTCGTGTGCCGCCGACGGATTGTCCATTCGGGGTGTCCGTAATGAGTTTTCTGGTCGCTACAATCTACTTAAAACAACCCAATCGAAACTCGAACAGGGTCTCAGCCGCCGGTCGCGTTCGGTTCGGTCCCGTCGGCCGTCGCGTTCGCCGTGGTCGCGTTCCCGTCGGTAGCGTTCCCCACTGTCGTGTTCCCGTCGGTGGTGTTCCCGCTGGTAGCGTTCTCGTCGGTGGTGTTCGCACTCTCACCGTCGGTCGCGTTCGCGTCCGACCCGTTCGCGTCCGACGACGTGCCGTCGTCGCTGTCGTCACTCGTCTCGTTCCCGCCGCCCGCCGTCTCGTCCTCTTCGGCCGAGTCCTCGTCGTCCGTCGCGTTTTCGTCGCCGGACGAGTCGTCGTCGCTGTCGTCCGTCGTCCCCCGGTCGTCCGTCGCCTCGTCGTCGTGCTCGCGTTCGTCGGTTCCGTCGTCCGTCGACGTCCCCTCATCGGAGGCACTCGTCGACTCGTCGGTGGAGTCGTCCGTCGACTCGTCACCGTCGCCATCGCCGTCGCTGTCGTCGGACCCGTCGGGCGTCCCCGCGTCCTCGGGCGTCTCCTCGCCGCCGTCGTCAGCCGACTCGTCGGTGGAGGCGTCGGTTCCCTCCCCGTCGTCGGTCGCGTCGTCCGGCCCCGTCCGCGTGGCGGTCCCGCCGTCCGCGTCCGCCCCCGCCGCGGCGCGGTCGGTGTCGTTCGCCCCGGTCGTGTTCGCCCCGGTATCGTTCGCATCGTCCCCGCCACCGGCACCGGCGCCGCCGAGCAGACCGCCGCCGCCGGCGCTCTCGTCGACGTCGGAGTCGTTGGTGAGCTCCGTCGAGTTCTCGTCGAGGAACGTGTACAGGGAGGGTCCCGCGACGACGGAGAAGCCGATGACGAGCGTCAGCGGGACGACGAACAGCACCAGTATCACGATGGCGCCCTTGACGTGCCCCGCGGGGGTCTCCGGCGGCCCGCCGTCGGCCGCCCGCGCCCCGCGTCGTTGTGTCGGCATTATCACGACCGATGAATGTGCATCGAATAAGGGTTCCCGTTTCCTCGGCGGCCGAGGCCGTCGACGTGGATACCGCAAGGCTTTGCGCGTCCCCGCGAAAGGGCGGGACGATGCTGCCGGTCCGTCCGTCGCCAGACCGTCCGATCCGCGCCGCCCGTGCGTCCGACCCGCTGACGGCGCTCGCGGGCGTCGACGAGGCGACGGCCGACCAGTTGCGCGTCGAGGCGGGCGTCGATTCGGTCGCCACCTTCGTCCGCGGGGCGCTCACGGTCCCCGGCGTGATGCCGTCGGCCCGCGTGCCGACGGCCGCGCAGGCCGTCTGTGCGGCGACGCTCTCGCCCGCTGACCTGCGCGTCCCCGACGCGGCGTCGGCCCGCCTCCAGCAACTCTGGACGGCCTTCGGCGGGCGCCGACTCGGTCCGAACGGCTTCGAGAGCGCGAGCGCGGCCCGGACGACCCGCTATCGGACCCACGGCGACTGGCTGGTCGCCGGCCGTCCCGTCCACTCGCGGCCGTCGTCGCCCGACCCCTGGACCGAGTGGCCCCGCGCCGCCGCGCTGCGAGCGGGACCGACCCTCCAGGTCGAACGCGACGCGATACCGACGGTCCGCGTCGAGAGCGCGGGCGCGAGCGCCGCGACGCTCGTCCCCGCGGTGGACCTCGACGCGCTCTCGTGGCTCGTCCTCGACCGCCCGTTCGACGGGCCCGCCTCCGACACTCCGTTGCGCCCGTCGATGCGACTGCTCGATGGCGGTCCGCTCGCCGTCGTCGCACCCGACGCCGCCGACGGCTGGACGCTGTTCGCACCGCTCGCGGACGCCGCCCGAGAGCAGTCGTCGGGACACGAGTGGCTCCTCGACGGTCCCCGACCCGAACGGTTCGCGCTCGACGCCGACGCGCTGCTTTCGAACGTTCGGTGAGATTTCTATTCATCTTCACTTTCGAAAGCGCAAACCGCGTAAAGCGTCGTCCCCTATCTCCCACCAATGAGTCACCGAACCACCCATCTCGACATCAGCGGGATGAGCTGTGCGAACTGCTCGCAGACCATCGAGCAGGCGCTGCGGGCGCTCGACGGCGTCGAGTCGGTGTCGGTCAACTACGCCACCGACGAGGGGACCGTCGAGTACGACCCCGAGCGCACGTCGCTCGCGTCGGTGTACGGGGCCGTCGAGGACGCGGGCTACGCGCCCGTCGCCGAGACGGTGAGCCTCGGCATCACCGACATGACCTGCGCCAACTGCGCCGAGACGAACCAGGAGGCGCTCGAGGGCGTCCCCGGCGTCGTCCGCGCCGACGTCAACTACGCTACCGACGAGGCGTCGGTCACCTACAACCCGAACGACGTCTCGCGCGAGCGCCTCTACGACGCCATCGAGCGGGCGGGCTACACCCCCGTCCGCGAGGAGGGAGAGGGGGACGGCGACGAGCGCCGCGAGCGCGCCCGGACGGACGAGATTCGGAAAGAACGCACCCGGACGCTGTTCGGCGCGGCCCTCTCGGCACCGCTGCTCGTCATGCTCGTCTTCGAACTGTTCGCGCCGGGCGTCCTCCCGGAGACGGTTCCCGGTACGGGGGTCGCGCTCGGGTGGGCCGCCTTCGCGCTGGCCACGCCCGTCCAGTACGTCCTCGGCAAGCCGTTCTACGTCAACTCCTACAAGGCGCTCGTCGTGAACCGCCGGGCGAACATGGACGTGCTCATCGCGCTGGGGTCCTCGACGGCCTACCTCTACTCCGTGGCCGTCCTCGTGGGACTCGTCGCCGGCGGGCTCTACTTCGACACGGCGGCGCTCATCCTGGTGTTCATCACCCTCGGGAACTACCTCGAGGCCCGCTCGAAGGGGCAAGCCGGCGAGGCGCTGCGCTCGCTGCTCGAACTGGAGGCGGACACCGCCACCGTCGTCGAGGAGGACGGCACCGAGCGCGAGGTGCCCCTCGAGGACGTCGCGGTCGGCGACCGCCTGAAGGTGCGCCCCGGCGAGCGCATCCCGACCGACGGGGTCGTCGTCGAGGGGCAGTCGGCGGTCGACGAGTCGATGGTCACCGGCGAGTCCGTCCCCGTCGAGAAGGGCGAGGGCGACGAGGTGGTCGGCTCGACGGTCAACGAGAACGGCGCGCTCGTCGTCCGTGCGACGAAGGTCGGCGAGGACACGGCGCTCCAGCAGATCGTCCGCACCGTCAAGGAGGCCCAGTCGCGCCAGCCCGACATCCAGAACCTCGCCGACCGCATCAGCGCCTACTTCGTCCCGGCGGTCATCGCCAACGCGCTGTTCTGGGGGGTCGTCTGGCTGCTCTTCCCCGCGGCGCTCGCCGGCCTCGTCGACTTCCTCCCGACGTGGGGGCTGGTCGCCGGCGGCCCGGCCGTCGCGGGCGGGTCGGTGTCGGCGTTCGAGTTCGCCGTCGTCGTCTTCGCCAGCGCGGTGCTCATCGCCTGTCCCTGCGCGCTGGGACTGGCGACGCCCGCCGCGACGATGGTGGGGACGTCCATCGGCGCGCAGAACGGCGTCCTGTTCAAGGGCGGCGACGTCATCGAACGCGTCACCGACATCGACACCGTCGTCT
The nucleotide sequence above comes from Halomarina ordinaria. Encoded proteins:
- a CDS encoding aldo/keto reductase encodes the protein MEYTRLGSTGLEVSRLCLGCMNFGSGEPWMMNDREASIALVERALDAGINFFDTANIYSHGESEAILGEALSSYDREECVIATKVYGPMFDGPNGQGLSRKHIIDQAHASLDRLDTDYIDLYQIHRWDDETPIEETLAALTHLVETGVVRYVGASTMAAWQFAKALFTADREGGERFVSMQAEYNLVDRHEEANVLPLCRDQDVGVVPWSPLAGGFLTGKYERGGSREHGRAADDEFMDKRFTEENWAVLDAVRDVAEREGATPTQVSLAWLLGSDVVDAPIVGPRTEEHLADALGAFDVDLSAADRDRLQAPITPVWNPDIGDT
- a CDS encoding aldehyde dehydrogenase family protein codes for the protein MATRHVESFDRLYVGGEWVPAEGTLTVRDLADGGTFATVGAASAEQADAALTAAERGAEAMRESTIVQRAEWLAAIADGIEARRDRLADTIVREAGKPIASARNEVDAATERFRRAVEEARSLQGEYREGTTEGHEGWRALVKPVPVGTVLCIAPYNYPLATTALQVAPALAAGNSVVLKPASQTPVSARLLAEIVEEVGLPDGALNYVSGRSSEVGDELVSDARVDAIAMTGSSGAGEHVARASGMVHLHMELGGNAPAVVFPDADVEAAAAACAKGSLKYAGQRCSAVSRALVHEDVHDGLAARVDAAMDDWQLGDLFDEGTALGPLIDESQAEWVEELVEDAVARGATLVRGGERDGAHFEPTLLTNVPHDARIVHEEQFGPVVALVPFADEAEALALANGGDLALDAAVFTSDYDRALRVAERVDAGAVRINGAPSHGLGDIPFGGEKASGIGREGLGVTIESFVQTKSIVL
- a CDS encoding MATE family efflux transporter, translating into MPSLPSNPVRGALLWVGLVLARLGLLDRTRVVRTTDLAWPRVVTGLARMSKSAVDVAMVGLALGSSAIAGVGFATPYWGLAFALGGGVAGGTISLVSQRYGADRFDELDRSVKASVVVALCLTLPVSALFAAFPTELVALVGTGEAAVAYGATYLRVVALGVPFAALNLVASRTLVGCDDARTPMLVRAGGAVANVGVNALLVFGLGLGVFGAAMGTVLANVLVTLAFAWGLLRGGLPLVGAFPVTLDVRGPHLDWSLARDLTDIATPLVLTNLARIGGQFPFLAVVGLFGEEVAAAFVIALRVRDLLDTPGWGFGLASSSLVGQSLGVGAEDDAASYAQDVLRFALAVYLVAAASVFAVADWVGRLFVADPAVVPLVGGFVSAVCVSVVFYGVTNGATGPLRASGDTRWPLYGQVLGLYGVALPVASLGTTTDLGVTALYLALVLETAVPAAVVYYRYRSGRWKSISRAYRPAAADD
- a CDS encoding heavy metal translocating P-type ATPase: MSHRTTHLDISGMSCANCSQTIEQALRALDGVESVSVNYATDEGTVEYDPERTSLASVYGAVEDAGYAPVAETVSLGITDMTCANCAETNQEALEGVPGVVRADVNYATDEASVTYNPNDVSRERLYDAIERAGYTPVREEGEGDGDERRERARTDEIRKERTRTLFGAALSAPLLVMLVFELFAPGVLPETVPGTGVALGWAAFALATPVQYVLGKPFYVNSYKALVVNRRANMDVLIALGSSTAYLYSVAVLVGLVAGGLYFDTAALILVFITLGNYLEARSKGQAGEALRSLLELEADTATVVEEDGTEREVPLEDVAVGDRLKVRPGERIPTDGVVVEGQSAVDESMVTGESVPVEKGEGDEVVGSTVNENGALVVRATKVGEDTALQQIVRTVKEAQSRQPDIQNLADRISAYFVPAVIANALFWGVVWLLFPAALAGLVDFLPTWGLVAGGPAVAGGSVSAFEFAVVVFASAVLIACPCALGLATPAATMVGTSIGAQNGVLFKGGDVIERVTDIDTVVFDKTGTLTKGEMRLTDVVALNADTGTATDGGRLEAPVPDALDERAVLRLAATAERDSEHPLAAAIVDGARERDVDLASVEAFENVPGQGVRATVALDGDEATVLVGNRTLLREAGVDVRSADEAAERLEREGKTAMFVAVADEPVGVVAAADTLKEGAEDAVRTLRDRGVTVHLVTGDNERTARAVAEEVGIPAEFVRAEVLPEDKADAVEAIQADGARAMMVGDGVNDAPALATAFVGVALGSGTDVAIEAADVTLMRDDPRDVVKAIRVGEGTLAKIRQNLFWALGYNTAMIPLASLGLLQPVLAAGAMAFSSVSVLTNSLLFRRYTPDHDYHLLGFLRR